In a genomic window of Flavobacterium lipolyticum:
- a CDS encoding L-serine ammonia-lyase yields MEECISVFDMLKIGVGPSSSHTLGPWRAAERFLEELKNESILDQTKRVKVDLYGSLSLTGKGHATDLSVMLGLSGQDPEYIPVENIAGIIKNIEEQHEIILANEYKIPFYFLQDIVFNKNFLPFHANGLKFTAYKADDSEYESTFYSIGGGFVVKEERTNAKIKEEIKCAFPFPIQNAVELLNYTVTENKSISEIVYENEKSMRPEAEIHSELMRIWHTMLECMYIGCHSEGILPGGLNVRRRAFDMHQNLIGLSNYSDPQSWLEEIRKTEVKFRQILKWVSCFALAVNEVNASLGRVVTAPTNGSAGVIPAVLMYYLVIENHNAGEKEIKQFLMVAGEIGSIFKKGSTISAAMGGCQAEIGVSSSMAAAALCELMGGSPAQVLMAAEIAMEHHLGLTCDPIGGLVQIPCIERNTMGAIKAINAAELALETDSKNAKVPLDKVINTMWQTAKDMNSKYKETSEGGLAIAVNMADC; encoded by the coding sequence ATGGAAGAATGTATCTCTGTTTTTGATATGCTTAAAATTGGCGTTGGTCCCTCAAGTTCACACACTTTAGGGCCATGGAGAGCCGCTGAACGTTTTTTGGAGGAGCTGAAAAACGAATCAATTTTAGACCAGACTAAACGTGTAAAAGTCGATTTATACGGATCTCTTTCCTTAACCGGAAAAGGTCATGCTACTGATTTGTCGGTGATGCTGGGATTAAGCGGGCAGGATCCCGAGTATATTCCGGTTGAAAATATTGCCGGAATTATTAAAAACATTGAAGAACAGCACGAAATTATTCTGGCTAATGAATATAAAATTCCGTTTTACTTTCTTCAGGACATTGTTTTCAATAAAAATTTCCTTCCTTTTCATGCTAATGGATTAAAATTCACAGCGTATAAAGCTGACGATTCTGAATATGAATCTACTTTTTATTCGATTGGCGGAGGTTTTGTCGTTAAAGAAGAACGCACCAATGCTAAAATCAAAGAAGAGATCAAATGTGCCTTCCCTTTCCCGATTCAAAATGCCGTTGAGCTTTTAAATTATACAGTGACCGAAAACAAATCGATTTCTGAAATTGTTTATGAAAACGAAAAATCAATGCGTCCGGAAGCCGAGATTCACTCCGAATTAATGCGCATTTGGCATACCATGTTAGAATGCATGTACATTGGCTGCCATTCAGAAGGAATTCTGCCGGGCGGTCTGAATGTTCGCAGACGTGCTTTTGACATGCATCAGAATTTAATCGGTTTATCTAACTATTCAGATCCGCAAAGCTGGCTGGAAGAAATCAGAAAAACGGAGGTTAAATTTCGTCAAATCCTGAAATGGGTAAGCTGTTTTGCACTTGCCGTGAATGAGGTAAATGCTTCTTTAGGTCGTGTAGTTACTGCTCCTACAAACGGAAGTGCAGGTGTAATCCCGGCTGTTTTGATGTATTATCTGGTAATTGAAAACCATAATGCAGGCGAAAAAGAAATCAAACAATTCCTAATGGTTGCCGGAGAGATTGGCAGTATCTTCAAGAAAGGATCAACCATTTCTGCTGCAATGGGAGGCTGTCAGGCCGAAATTGGTGTATCCTCATCAATGGCTGCTGCAGCACTTTGTGAATTAATGGGTGGATCTCCTGCTCAGGTTTTAATGGCTGCCGAAATTGCCATGGAACATCACTTAGGTCTTACCTGTGACCCAATTGGCGGTTTGGTTCAGATTCCGTGTATCGAAAGAAATACAATGGGAGCCATAAAAGCGATCAATGCGGCTGAACTGGCGCTTGAAACCGATTCTAAAAATGCAAAAGTGCCTTTAGACAAAGTCATCAATACCATGTGGCAAACAGCCAAAGACATGAATTCCAAATACAAAGAAACCTCTGAAGGCGGATTGGCCATTGCCGTAAACATGGCGGATTGCTAA
- a CDS encoding SH3 domain-containing protein encodes MKKHFLLIAILFCSALIHSQERYFLNSDTRLYTSTNTAGDFLGYFKYGAEVRLLSESKNGWYKVRSDNFSEGYVPEQFIAKRLNAKDVQTKDPENPIIEGNDNYYGSSHLFVLVAGLKARALPDKNSKIRAILFTGDPVAVNYLPKNPGEWVNIQGHSDPEYAQFTLGKFLGKRPDFNSLLKDFDKLNINAITERKTIGERIVELAWNSENAKLAPAYQRYYEVVKQLNDPKLLADTELNIAIAKGLAKTKKPEEITAFSKKAEFLLKGVKTKSLFFSQKDLVKNFGKPPKKGTVSDECGIYLSELFYYYPDFEVSVDEKQNQAEITKVFINENNKLVFSPTASLDHSLTEKAFIEKYGTYIGASMKNPHLYAIQLEDSEFRIEFRDGKLFTIEIIFYC; translated from the coding sequence ATGAAAAAGCACTTCTTACTTATAGCAATACTGTTTTGCTCTGCTCTGATTCATTCACAGGAACGTTACTTTCTTAATTCTGATACTCGTCTCTATACCTCAACTAATACCGCAGGCGACTTTCTGGGTTATTTTAAATATGGAGCAGAAGTTCGGCTTCTTTCGGAAAGTAAAAATGGCTGGTACAAAGTAAGATCTGACAACTTCTCTGAAGGTTATGTGCCTGAGCAATTTATTGCAAAAAGGTTAAACGCAAAAGATGTTCAAACAAAGGATCCCGAAAATCCAATTATTGAAGGTAACGACAATTACTATGGCAGCAGCCATCTATTTGTTTTAGTCGCCGGTTTAAAAGCAAGAGCACTACCGGATAAAAACTCAAAAATCAGAGCCATTCTCTTCACCGGTGATCCCGTAGCGGTTAATTATCTTCCCAAAAACCCGGGCGAATGGGTAAACATACAAGGTCATAGTGATCCTGAATACGCACAATTTACACTTGGAAAATTCCTTGGAAAAAGACCCGATTTTAATTCGTTACTCAAAGATTTTGATAAGCTGAATATCAATGCCATCACAGAACGCAAAACGATTGGCGAAAGAATTGTAGAATTGGCCTGGAACAGTGAAAATGCAAAACTGGCACCCGCTTATCAAAGATATTATGAAGTTGTAAAACAATTAAACGACCCAAAACTTCTGGCCGATACTGAACTGAATATCGCTATTGCCAAAGGATTAGCTAAAACCAAAAAACCGGAAGAAATTACCGCTTTCAGTAAAAAAGCCGAATTTCTTTTAAAAGGAGTAAAAACAAAATCACTCTTTTTTTCGCAAAAAGATTTAGTCAAAAACTTTGGTAAACCTCCTAAAAAAGGAACAGTAAGCGACGAATGTGGTATTTACCTCAGCGAGCTTTTTTACTACTATCCGGATTTTGAAGTTTCAGTAGATGAAAAACAAAATCAGGCTGAAATAACAAAGGTTTTTATCAACGAAAACAACAAACTTGTTTTCAGTCCGACGGCTTCTCTCGATCACAGTCTGACCGAAAAAGCATTTATTGAAAAATACGGGACTTATATCGGTGCTTCCATGAAAAATCCGCATCTGTATGCTATTCAGCTGGAAGACAGTGAATTTAGAATAGAATTCAGAGACGGAAAATTATTTACGATTGAAATAATCTTCTATTGCTGA
- the panB gene encoding 3-methyl-2-oxobutanoate hydroxymethyltransferase has product MSVAKKDYKKITTKSLIEMKSNGEKISMLTAYDFTMAKIVDTAGIDVILVGDSASNVMAGHETTLPITLDQMIYHASSVVRAVDRALVVVDLPFGSYQSDPKEALRSAIRIMKESGGHAVKLEGGKEIKESIKKILNAGIPVMGHLGLTPQSIYKFGTYSVRAKEEEEAEKLIEDAKLLEKIGCFGIVLEKIPAHLAEQVAKSISIPVIGIGAGGGVDGQVLVIHDMLGMNNEFSPRFLRRYLNLYEEMTQAISQYAADVKSMDFPNSGEQY; this is encoded by the coding sequence ATGTCAGTAGCAAAAAAAGATTATAAAAAGATCACCACAAAGTCATTAATCGAAATGAAAAGCAATGGAGAAAAAATCTCAATGCTTACCGCTTACGATTTTACAATGGCAAAAATTGTTGATACCGCAGGAATCGATGTCATTCTGGTAGGCGACTCTGCATCAAACGTTATGGCAGGTCATGAAACGACATTGCCTATTACTTTAGATCAAATGATTTACCATGCCTCGTCTGTAGTTCGCGCTGTAGACAGAGCCTTAGTAGTGGTAGATTTACCTTTCGGAAGTTACCAGTCAGATCCAAAAGAAGCTTTGCGCTCTGCGATCAGAATCATGAAAGAAAGCGGCGGACATGCTGTAAAACTTGAAGGAGGAAAAGAAATTAAAGAATCGATCAAAAAAATATTAAACGCAGGAATTCCGGTTATGGGACATTTGGGTTTAACACCTCAATCCATCTATAAATTCGGAACCTACAGCGTTCGTGCAAAAGAAGAGGAAGAAGCCGAAAAGTTAATTGAAGACGCTAAACTTCTCGAAAAAATTGGCTGTTTTGGTATTGTCTTAGAAAAAATCCCGGCACATTTAGCCGAGCAGGTTGCCAAAAGCATTTCCATTCCGGTAATCGGAATCGGAGCCGGCGGTGGTGTAGACGGACAGGTTCTGGTAATTCATGATATGTTGGGAATGAACAACGAATTCAGCCCTCGTTTCTTACGTCGTTATTTAAATTTATACGAAGAAATGACTCAGGCTATCAGCCAATATGCCGCCGATGTAAAATCAATGGATTTTCCGAATTCAGGGGAACAGTATTAA
- a CDS encoding four helix bundle protein — protein sequence MHQFKELLIWKKSRLFCSKIYNVTADFPSEEKFGITNQLRRASVSIASNIAEGSSRNSNKEFARFLEIAIGSAYEVETQLLISSDLGFINEEGITELILLLEEIIKMTSKFRTTLL from the coding sequence ATGCATCAATTTAAAGAGCTGCTAATTTGGAAGAAAAGCAGGTTATTCTGTTCTAAAATTTACAATGTAACTGCTGATTTTCCAAGTGAAGAGAAATTTGGCATCACAAATCAATTGCGAAGGGCTTCCGTTTCTATTGCTTCAAATATAGCCGAAGGTTCTTCAAGAAATTCTAATAAAGAATTTGCGCGATTTTTAGAAATCGCAATTGGTTCAGCATACGAAGTAGAAACACAGCTTCTTATCTCATCAGATTTAGGTTTTATAAACGAAGAAGGCATAACTGAATTAATACTGCTTTTAGAAGAAATAATTAAAATGACATCAAAATTTAGAACTACCTTATTATAA
- a CDS encoding RluA family pseudouridine synthase, whose translation MKVVSNKNNLQILHEDNHIIVVNKRVGDIVQGDKTGDKPLSDIVKEYIKDKYNKPGDVFLGVIHRLDRPTTGIVVFARTSKALSRMNEMFSNRETQKTYWAVVKNKPQQNAAKLVHYLKRNEKNNTSKAHLKEVPDSKLASLDYTVFKELQNYVALEINLHTGRHHQIRAQLAAIGSPIKGDLKYGFDRSNPDGGIHLHARKLVFVHPVSKENITIIAPTPDETIWNAL comes from the coding sequence ATGAAAGTCGTTTCCAACAAAAACAACCTCCAAATCCTACACGAAGACAATCACATCATTGTGGTCAACAAACGTGTGGGTGATATTGTACAAGGAGATAAAACCGGGGATAAACCTTTATCTGATATTGTAAAAGAATACATCAAAGACAAATACAATAAACCCGGAGATGTTTTTCTGGGCGTCATTCATCGTCTGGACAGGCCTACGACAGGAATTGTTGTTTTTGCCAGAACCAGTAAAGCATTGTCACGAATGAACGAAATGTTCAGTAATCGTGAAACTCAAAAGACGTATTGGGCTGTTGTTAAAAATAAACCGCAACAAAACGCTGCGAAGCTCGTTCATTATCTCAAAAGAAACGAGAAAAACAATACTTCAAAAGCACATTTAAAGGAAGTTCCGGACAGTAAACTGGCCAGTCTGGATTATACCGTTTTCAAAGAGCTTCAAAATTATGTGGCACTCGAAATCAATTTGCATACCGGCCGCCATCATCAGATTCGTGCCCAGCTGGCAGCGATTGGTTCTCCCATAAAAGGAGATTTAAAATATGGTTTTGACCGAAGTAATCCTGACGGCGGAATACATCTTCATGCGCGAAAATTAGTTTTTGTACATCCGGTTTCTAAAGAAAATATCACGATAATTGCTCCTACTCCCGACGAGACGATCTGGAATGCGCTATGA
- a CDS encoding aldehyde dehydrogenase: protein MDYKNNIAYRKETLKKLLYNIQKSEDLIVKALYDDFKKPEFEAVLTETNYVISDLKDTIRNINKWAKPKRVLPSLLNFPSTDYIFKEPYGNVLVIAPWNYPFQLALCPLISAVAAGNRVVLKPSELTPHTSAVIAKIIEKTFHVKHVEVIEGGVEVSNQLLAQRWDYIFFTGSVAVGKIVAKAAAENLTPVTLELGGKNPCIIDETANLKLAAKRIVWGKFINAGQTCIAPDYILVQKNMKVNFISFLIEEILKAYGKKIDKSPDFARIINTKNWVRLDSMIEREKVIFGGETAAEKNYISPTLIEEPALDSPVMKEEIFGPILPILTYETEADIHNVISRYEKPLAFYVFSENKNFAKKLITSHSFGGGCINDTVVHFSNKRLPFGGVGHSGIGAYHGQLSFDIFSHHKAVVKKGNWLDLPMRYAPYKDKLISLKRLLNWL from the coding sequence ATGGACTATAAAAACAACATTGCCTACAGGAAAGAAACGTTAAAGAAACTGTTGTACAACATTCAGAAAAGCGAAGATTTGATTGTAAAAGCGTTGTACGATGATTTTAAAAAGCCTGAATTTGAAGCTGTTTTAACCGAAACCAACTATGTAATTTCGGATCTAAAAGATACCATTAGAAACATCAATAAATGGGCGAAACCAAAACGTGTTTTGCCTTCCCTGCTCAATTTCCCTTCTACCGATTATATTTTTAAAGAACCTTACGGAAATGTTTTGGTAATTGCTCCCTGGAATTATCCGTTTCAATTGGCTTTATGTCCTTTAATTTCAGCTGTAGCAGCAGGCAACAGAGTGGTTTTAAAACCTTCAGAACTGACACCTCATACCTCAGCAGTGATTGCTAAAATTATTGAGAAGACCTTTCACGTCAAACATGTAGAAGTTATAGAAGGCGGTGTTGAAGTTTCTAACCAATTACTGGCACAGCGCTGGGATTACATTTTCTTTACCGGAAGTGTTGCTGTTGGAAAAATTGTAGCCAAAGCTGCTGCCGAAAATTTAACTCCCGTAACTTTAGAACTAGGTGGAAAAAACCCGTGTATTATTGACGAAACTGCCAATTTAAAACTGGCGGCAAAACGAATCGTATGGGGAAAATTCATCAATGCCGGACAAACCTGCATTGCACCGGATTACATACTGGTACAGAAAAATATGAAAGTCAATTTTATATCTTTTCTGATAGAAGAAATTCTCAAAGCTTACGGCAAAAAAATAGACAAATCTCCTGATTTTGCCCGAATTATCAATACCAAAAACTGGGTCCGACTAGACAGTATGATCGAACGTGAAAAGGTTATTTTTGGAGGAGAAACAGCTGCTGAAAAAAACTATATCTCTCCTACTTTAATTGAAGAACCTGCTTTGGACAGTCCCGTCATGAAGGAGGAAATATTTGGTCCTATCCTTCCCATTCTGACTTACGAAACTGAGGCTGATATTCACAACGTAATCAGTCGTTATGAAAAACCTCTTGCCTTTTATGTTTTCAGTGAAAATAAAAATTTTGCTAAAAAACTAATTACTTCCCATTCTTTTGGAGGAGGCTGTATCAATGATACCGTGGTTCATTTCTCAAACAAAAGATTACCATTCGGAGGAGTTGGTCATAGTGGGATTGGCGCTTATCACGGACAGTTGAGTTTTGATATTTTTTCACATCACAAAGCTGTCGTAAAAAAAGGAAACTGGCTTGATTTACCTATGCGTTACGCTCCCTACAAAGACAAACTGATATCCCTAAAACGTTTACTGAACTGGTTGTAA